The genomic region TTTAAACTTTGGAAAACGAGGTGTAAAATGGTGATACAACAGACTCAAATCCCTGCAGAAGTTACGTTTAAACAGATAACTTCTGAACTTAAACGACTGCAAACCATGGACAGAAAATCAAAACGTCCCTGGACTCTGCTGGACTTTTCTCATTTCAATTCATCTTAAGTTTGTGTGTAACTGCGTTTATTGTTGCATTTGTGTATACACTGATATTCATGTGATTGTGGATATTAtgtatttgaattatttaataaagtttatgtaaaaagcaaaacatacaGAGACAAGAGCTGAAAACACTGACAGGGTTACATCAGtcaagcaataaataaataaataaatctcacAGTGATTCTCACACAGTAGCGAATACATCAGTAGTTATGAAATCTTGTGAGTGGATCCTGGTTCAGCATCTTactaagattaaaaaaaaggtcaaatttgATTCATATTAGTTTGCCTTCAAACAAGGTCGTAGCACCAGAGACGCAGGCCCATTTTGAGTCAAGACATTTCGACAAATCTCATTCATATGCTAGAGCACCTTTTCTGGATTTTTCATCTGCATTTAACACCATTCGCCCTGATATTCTACTGTCAAAAATGGTTCAATTAGATATTAATCCATGTCTTATTTACTGGTAGGAGGATTTCCTTATTAATAGAGTACAGCAAgtgtaagtaaataaaaaacctCATTATTATCCATTATTACTAATGTTGGAGCACCACAATGTCTTAGTTCTCTgcttatatttacattgtatacATATTATTGTAAAGCTCAGGAagaaatcatttcatttttaaatattttgaggATTCTATGTTATTAACTCTGTTGATGCATAATAATGACCTTCATCTCTTTCAACAGGGTGTTACTAAGCTAGTAGAAAGGTTCAACTACAGGGAGAATCatttgaaagaggccccaagtgttctgttgtaactcccgttaggatgaagcaatcggAACCAAAATAATGTGGAATAAGACCTCCCAGTCTCCTGTGCGAGGCATCTCAGAGGTTTTGTTGGCAATTGCTGCAGACGACGTTGCACGTCATCGATTGCGTCCTGCGAAATTTTCAGACGGCCTCTGCCATGAGAAGGGATCAGTGATCCCGTCGTTTCCAGTGTCCCTTCCATCTTATGGATGAAATTTTCTGAGGGTACGTCACAAGCACCATGTTTCCTCCTGAATTCAGTCGGACGTCGCTTAAACGAATTGGTGGCCCAATAGGTTCCTACCACGAAGGCGCGGTGCATGTACCCAGACGTTCCCAACGGAGGCCTCATCGCTCCGATGCAGAGGCGTCCTGGCTCGTTCATAGCTCCATATCCTGAAgagcacattgcacattgtttggttcagattgctccAGCCTAGAGAGggatattacagaatattcggggcctctttcgagcgaatctccctgtagaatGCTCCTATCAGTAGACTGAGGAGATTATCCACCTCCATTATAAATTCataatcagaaaataaaacaggctATGTCCTTGAATAAGACACAGCAACATGTTCATTTCCTTCGCAGGTCAAGGTCTTTTTGTTTTACACTAAAGTATCCAGAGTCTGATGCAATTCTGCGCGTCAACATGGTACAGCTGCCTTTCGGCGAAATTAAGGATGAGATGGCTTAGACTGATACAGAGCCTGGGTTCATCTTTGGAGGATGGTTTTACAGCCTATAAGAAAAGAATGCAAAGATTAGCGTGTAGTgttttgtctgatccactgcaTGTGCTCTATGGCGATTACAATATACAGCCTTCAAATAGGTGCTTCAGAGCTTAATAGGAACTCTTGTCCCTCAGTCAAGTGTGATACTTATTCAAAAGTGCATTCTGTTATATAAATAACTGCTGAATAAGTACAAATGTAGCAACATATGGACTTACTGTGCAGTATTAGGGGATGTGGGGAGCACTGTGGAATCTGGTACAGTTGTGGTACCAGGTGTACTATTGTGGTTTGTTGTAAGTTGTGTTATGTGATTGTGAAAGTCCCCTCCAGTTGAGCTGCAGTGATGTAAGACAAATTACAGAGCAACTCTAGATTACACGTGTTCCTGCATGACAACCAGCAGTGTCTGACCCACTTGTCCAGTAAATTGAACTGTAATTTGGTTTAATTTCGTACAGAACCCACCTAACATGTTTGTTTAtggtaaaaaacaaaataatttttactacctataaatatatattttagttaACTGAGAAAAGTGTAGGTTATTATACCTGCTTGCAAAGCACAGCTACATCACAGAGAAAGGTATACCACAAAGAAAGTGGTAAGAGAAACTTCAACTTCATTTTTGTCCtctttttatataaatttagCAGAATTTAAAAGAAAGTTTTTCTGACACGGTGCGATGCAGTGTGTCCAGTAGGTATATAagtttggttggttggttggtggttaacacctctgccttctatgctgtagactggggttcaatcccacaccagggcaagactcctaacaccacctttgcctacctgtgtataaatgatcaaattgtaagtcactctggataagagcgtcagccaaatgccataaatgtaaatgtataagtTAAAAGTAATAACTGTAGAGAAACCTCACAATAAtttacagggtgattcaaaaagattgaACCTgtttcaaaattatttatttcaatcaTAAATCATTACAGTACAATGCAGTAAGTTGCAAAGGGTTTAAGTGactataaagtttattatgtaattgtacaagtgCTCAgcatgaacctcctccagctgtactgacgacatcaacaccatagccaaactcatcccatactcaattgagcatgtcgggtgtTGCTGTACTCACGGCTCTCTCAGTGCGATGTTGGAGATCATCTGGTGTTGTTGGGAGTGGCACATAAACAGAATCCTTAACGTAcctccacaaaaaaaaagacacacagcGTGAGATCTGGTGATGCTAGTGACCTTGTTCTTGGACTGTTGGGACCCCTGATGAATGCTCTGAACTGTTGGAGGTTCAATGCTATACTCAGAGTCACTGTGaacccctctttcaattggtttgtgattggttcctaggagCATCACGGTGGTAAAAATAAGGCACTTTTAACTCAGACAAATCTTTTTGTATTGTGAACAGGGTGCTGAATACAGGGAGTCCTGGGGAATCCAagacctcctcctcctccctgaAAAAACTTATCATGACGTTATGCAATCTATTAGGGAAAATTAGACGctcaaacacaaatacaggtCGTTGTTTAGCTGCTTTGCCCACAATCGCAGAGCATCTGTAATTAGTGTTCTTAACTAAcgagagctgcagcactgctctgccttagggtggcgctgtagcagattGGGTCACCTGTCTGTAACTCTGCCTGGGTGACCTCTGAAAAGCTTGATGCCACTGTATATTTATTCTTCTGAAAAAATTGCCCAAATACCCAAGCTTCGCTGGAAAGAGTGAATTCTTGctcatttctcaaaccaaaaacaaaagacaagatgtgtaagatctcagataatgtgtggaagaacacattaacaaattagaaaagaGCATCTCCAGAAGAAAAATTGTTGAACCAATCAGTGCTGCTTTGGCAAGTGAGTTAGTAGCCCGACAACACTGGAGAAACCATCCAGCAAAGACCCCccccaaaaagaaaaataaaataccagGGGGTGTTTTGCAAATTGTGAATATGTACAGAGGTCACCTCATATTCATAGTCTTTCCACTAGAGGACCTCTTCCACCTTTGAACCCtgaggctggctttacatggtgaagcCTTCATGCAgttttagttgcttgaaacctacatgaacctaatgtaaagcatgctgcaactcacttgaaactctGCCGCAACAGTTGTAGTCAAATGTGTTGTGAGTTTGCTTTTGAGTTGTATGGTATAACTGTCAAATCCCACAGAAATCAGTGTGTTGGTGAGTTACTTAAAAAGCCTTCTCAGTAGCATGTTTAACATTacggtggttggttagtgtagtggataacacctcagccttctacgctgtagactggggttcaatgccccgcctgggtaaacaccctacactataccaataaaagtccttgggcaagactcctaacaccaccttcgcctgcctgtataaactgatcaaattgtaagtcactctggataagagcgtcagccaaatgccgtaaatgtaaatgtacttaaCTAGCAAGGCCAGTGTTACTCCACCAACCAAAGGATTTGGGCACTAGCCAGGCACAAGCATGGAATAACCTTCCTTTGATGATGCAGTCTCTCTAGTTTTTCACATTAACAGTTAACCAAAACATATTCGctgtagaaaaaataaaaagacagtaAGTGAAGAATGTAGAGTATGAAAACACAGTAAGTAAAAATAGTAACGTATTACATAACAGTATCGAAAGAAAGTAAGCATTCATTGATTCTTTTAAGTAATAATCCTTTTGCATTCAGCAACTTAAAGGAAGTTCTTGCTTAAGACATCATGTTTTGCTTACCCTTTGTGCACATTTTGGACGGAGGAAGTGCTGCACTTCCTGCTGCGGTAACAAACTCAGTCTGCTGAATTGAAAGTGAAATACTCAGTAGCATTGGTTTTGAGAAGATAACATCATAAATCATGCCTAGAGAAAAATCAGAAAGATGATACCTGAAGTCTCAACAATCCAACTTTACTTCATGGCTTGGTGACCAAATGCCTTTCCATCAGAAGATGGAAGTCCAGACTCCAGATCACATCATTCCTGTCCAGACCAACATCACAGCTCAGACAGGAGGAACCGTCTGTGCTCCTGTGATCAATGGAAACAATGTTCAAGGCTCGTTGACGGTGAACATAAACAACATATACGAAGGTAAGCGAAGTCATCTGAGAAAACCTTTGCAGGTCAATGAATCTGTTTGTCCAGCTGAACCTTAAAACTGGAACACAGCTCACATTTTCTGCATGCATGAGTGTAAATTATACTTTTTTGCAAAAGTTGTAAACCCCAGTTAAACGTGAAAATAAgccaacacattctctacagggatTTAATGCACTTTCAATTTGAACGCAATTTCATTTCTGTCTACTAGCTGAGTTTAACGTATTGGAAAAAAGTTAAACTTGAAATATAAAACGTGCCAGAactttttcacacttttttttacagcttgcATTTTAAATTTGCATGTTAAACTTGCATGTTAACttcaggaaataaacagtagtcctgcattgaaatgtgcagaaatctGTTCTTTATAGAGAATGTTACCTTATTATTactaaaaattaacaaaacatgaaatccTTGGgcactcaaacttttgcatatttatatttatatattggtTTTTGCATAGTGTCTATTGCACATTAAATGGCATGCATAACTGCAAAAATATCACTCCAGCTTTTACTCACGCCTTTGTTTCCAAAAACTGGTAACTGTTGTCTCAGAAGGTCTTTCAGGGATTCTTATAGATAATAGCTAGTGTTCTTGACTGAAATGTTGATAGTTTTCAAATCAGAATCAGTCTTAAGGTGCACCTCTGGATTTTTCAACCATTGTAACTTTCCTCGTTTTGTGGTAAATTGTAGTAGGCGACACTTCTCGTGTTCACTCTGTGGTACATTTAGCTGTTATTGGTAAATGGTGTAGTTTTCAAATACTGGAAGCTGCTTTTTATAGTAGGTGTATCTCACTCTGCACGCTCACATGTAAATATGTCCCTTTAGTCTGCTGGGGTATTTCCTATGCAAGCCTTCCAGATTGCACTGAGGAAGTTGTTGTTTTCACAAATGAAGACGTTAAAGAGACGTTTTGGAGACCACAGAGTGAATATTTTGCAGTCTGTGGTGGGGCAATTTTAGTGCACTGCATTGGAAAACACAGTGGTGAATCCCCCATATGAGAAAGCTCTGATTTTCCATTTATCTTCCCTCCAGGTCAGAATGCTTCCAGTTTTAGCACAGTTCATAATGGAGGCCCTCCTGATGCTTCTTCACTCACTGAAGGTACTAGCTGTGTGTAATTATCACAGGATATTCATGGTTATTCACTgcaacatgctgttttttttctctggagCACACTGCATTACACCTAAACTATACCAAGAGTGAATGcatctctccttctcctgtgtGTTGCTGAGAGCTCCACCCTTTAATCATTACCCCCAGCTATTACTAAAGCAAGTTCTTTGTTTCATGCATAACATTGTTTTTACTCTTTTACTCCTTGTTTTTTATACtacttgttttccttttgtttctATCCTAGTTTTTATCTATGTTTTGTTTAGTTCTTGGATTCTCCTGTGGTTTATATCTCTACTCGCTTTGCATTCAGCTTCACTCGCCTGTCCAACCCTTCACAGCTTTAAAAGAACAATTTGgccaaataaatcaaatttataTGATTTTCCCCTCATCAAagtgtagtcgatcagccaagatggTGTCTTTTGGTGTCCAACTTTGCTTTTTAGTTCAGAACAGCAGTTGTtgggctaatgttgctaacaaagaCTGCAAGTCAGGGGTCACCCAAACAATTTCTGTAAAAACATGCATAAAAAGCACAAACTACATTCAGGTCAAAATCCAGGTCACACAGATAAGTCGATGTGGTTTCGAACACAGTATGATTCTAGACAGTTAAAACTAGCTAAGAGAAGGGGAAGCCATTTGGGATAACTACATTCACTTCTTCCTTTTGCACAATTTAAAAGTGGTAAAAGTGGCCCATATCGAATCTTTTTCCTCACCGATGTGTCATCTGAGCGTCAGTGTGAACATTTTCCATTCCGATTCGAGACGCTTTCAtacgtggtactgaaatccgatctgggtccgatctgcagcaatgctttgtgcatgcgggtcggtttaggaaTGCAATCGTTttagactgatgtcacatacagatcatatttaaaagataatgtaaacagctaaacaaaaaaatctgatttggtgacaaaatcagattcgggccacttttacctgctgtgcaAATGTAGCCTTTGTTATCATTCTGCATAAGAAGACCAAAGAGAATTCAGAGCACTGATGCAGTGTAGGGTAATTGGTGGTAATGTACCAGACTCTACAGGTTTACTTGCTCTGTTTATACAAGATGGAACACAACACTTCATTTTCATACTTTGATTGCTATTTGATATGCAACTTCTAACTTGCTCACAGTAAACAAGACTTAGGTATTACTCTCCTAACATACATATGATGCTCCAGCGCACCAGCCTCTCAGACTTTGAAAGCagaaacagtaataataaaaaaaaaaaagtaatttaaagCAAACATGACACTGAACATTAAacaagtcttggctgattgactgcatttgaGGTAAGTAGAAAATGCgtcaatttgatttttttcGTTTCAGATTCTCTGGATGCACTACAGTGGCACAGTGATTAATGATGTCTAATATTCAATGTTTTAAGATTTTGTAACAACCAAAAAACTGgcttaattttaaaattatttttatatgaatCTAAGAATAATTCGTCTAGTGATTTTGTTGTGGAGATTCTAGAgatcacagaaaaataaaaaggcagTTTGACGTAAATTATCTGGCAAATGGAAACTTTGAATGCTACCAAATGTAATTTTTACTCTTGTTGGTCTCTTCTTACCAGACTACATTACTCTGTGTAAACTATCACATAAATCTGAACTTGAGAAGAAATTTCAACATATTAACGAAGGAGTGTCACAAAGTGGAGCCTCAACACTTCTGAATAAGATTTACACAGAGCTCTACATCACAGAGGGTGGGAGCGGAGAAGTCAATAGTGAACATGAGGTGAGACAGATTGAAACATCCAGGAGACAAACAACACAGGAAAAAACGATTAAATGCAATGACATCTTCAACATCTTCTCAGGAAAAGACAAACCCATCAGAACTGTGCTCACAAGAGGAGTTGCTGGAATTGGAAAAACAATCTCTGTGCAGAAGTTCATTCTGGACTGGGTTGAAGGAAAAGCAAATCAGGATGTTCTCTTCATATTTCCTCTTGCTTTTAGAGAGCTGAATTTGATAAAGGGCAAAAAACTCAGTCTGATAgatcttcttcacctcttttttccACAAACCAAACAATTTCAGTTAATAGACTTAATAAATTGTGCTGACTATAAAGTCATGTTCATCTTAGATGGTCTGGATGAATATCGACTTTCTCTGGATTTCaagaaaaatgtgattttatctGATGTAACAGAATCGGCCTCGGTAGATGTGCTACTGACAAACCTCATAAGGGGAAAGCTGCTcagttcttctcttctctggaTTACCACTCGAccagcagcagccaatcagatcctTCTTCAGTATATTAATCAGGTAACAGAGATACGAGGGTTCAGTGACCCTCAGAAAGAGGAATACTTCAGGAAAAGAATCAGTGATGAGAGCCTTGCTGAAAAGATCATTACACACATAAAGTCATCAAGAAGCCTCTACATCATGTGCCACATACCAGTCTTTTGCTGGATTTCAGCCACTGTTCTGGAGAAGATGTTGAGTGAAACAAAAAGTGGAGATATCCCCAAGACTCTGACTCAAATGTTCACATTTTTCCTCAACTTCCAGATTAAACACAGCAGCCAGAAATACAGAAGAATCAGTGACACTGATCCTCACCATTCTAGTAAGATTATTCTTGCTCTGGGAAAACTGGCTTTCCAACAGCTAGAAAATGGCAATGTGATCTTCTATGAGGACGACCTGAGAGAGTGTGGCATTGATGTCAGAGAAGTGTATATATACTCAGGAGTTTGCACCCAGATCTTCAGAGAGGAGTTTGGGCTGCACCTGGGCAAGGTGTTCAGCTTTGTTCATCTGAGCTTTCAGGAGTTTCTTGCAGCTTTATATGCATTTCTTACATTCATCTCTGAGCACAGAAATGTGCTGGAGCGAGCAACTGGACGTTTTGCTTTCTTCAAAAAGTCACGAATTTCTGACTTCCTCAACTGTGCAGTAGACAAGGCTTTACATAGTAAGAATGGACACCTGGACCTTTTCCTCCGCTTCCTTCTAGGCCTTTCGTTGGAGTCCAATCAGACTCTCTTACGAGGCCTACTgccacaaaaagaaaacagctcGTACAGAAAAGAGCAAATAGTCAGCTATATCAAAAAGAAGCTCATGGAGAATCCTGCTCCAGAGAAATCCATCAATCTGTTCCACTGtctgaatgaactgaatgaTCATTCTCTAGTGAAGGAAGTACAAAAATACTTAAACAGAAGAGGTGATGATCGTCTATGTGGAGCTAAACTCTCTCCTGCTCAGTGGTCAGCTCTGGTGTTTGTCTTACTGAACTCAGAAGAGGAGCTGGTTGAGTTTGATCTAAGCAAATATGACTTATCAGAGGAATGTCTCCTGAGACTCCTGCCAGTGGTCAAAGCGTCCAGAAAGTGTGTGtaagtattttcatttataaaggtTTCAGtgcactgtttatatatatatatatatatatatatatatatatatatatatatatatatatatatagtaatacaTTCCATGGGCATTAGTTGGTATCAGTCATTTTGCAGAATGTACTTGACAATAACTGACAATAAAACtcaaacaaatatatttatatagcatcACCCTGTGCATATGCCTCAGATTCTAAATGTAGGCATGTGGCTGCCTCAACAATAGAAGTGCTAACATGGTTGGAAGCTAATACAATAGCTGCTAGTTACATAACATTAGCTATAGTTTGACCCTCTGCAATCCTAGAGCCAACT from Pygocentrus nattereri isolate fPygNat1 chromosome 9, fPygNat1.pri, whole genome shotgun sequence harbors:
- the LOC108412189 gene encoding NACHT, LRR and PYD domains-containing protein 3-like, with product MPFHQKMEVQTPDHIIPVQTNITAQTGGTVCAPVINGNNVQGSLTVNINNIYEGQNASSFSTVHNGGPPDASSLTEDYITLCKLSHKSELEKKFQHINEGVSQSGASTLLNKIYTELYITEGGSGEVNSEHEVRQIETSRRQTTQEKTIKCNDIFNIFSGKDKPIRTVLTRGVAGIGKTISVQKFILDWVEGKANQDVLFIFPLAFRELNLIKGKKLSLIDLLHLFFPQTKQFQLIDLINCADYKVMFILDGLDEYRLSLDFKKNVILSDVTESASVDVLLTNLIRGKLLSSSLLWITTRPAAANQILLQYINQVTEIRGFSDPQKEEYFRKRISDESLAEKIITHIKSSRSLYIMCHIPVFCWISATVLEKMLSETKSGDIPKTLTQMFTFFLNFQIKHSSQKYRRISDTDPHHSSKIILALGKLAFQQLENGNVIFYEDDLRECGIDVREVYIYSGVCTQIFREEFGLHLGKVFSFVHLSFQEFLAALYAFLTFISEHRNVLERATGRFAFFKKSRISDFLNCAVDKALHSKNGHLDLFLRFLLGLSLESNQTLLRGLLPQKENSSYRKEQIVSYIKKKLMENPAPEKSINLFHCLNELNDHSLVKEVQKYLNRRGDDRLCGAKLSPAQWSALVFVLLNSEEELVEFDLSKYDLSEECLLRLLPVVKASRKCVLHHYDLTEKSCAALALALCSKSSTLRELDLSNNKLPDSGVKLLSVGLKKPRCKLKTLRLCSCSITEDGCACLFKALKSNPFLQLKELSLNDLKPGDAGVKELSDLLKGSHCKLEILQLSDCSITEEAWADLVKALKTNLSHLRELNLNNSKPGDSAVKELSDLLEDPCCKLEKLQLYDCNITEKGCADLVEALKSNTPHLSELNLNWNKLRNSGVKKLSDLLEDPHCKMQKLLLSGCSITEEGFADLVKALKSNPSHLTELYLNHTKPGESGVKELSNLLKHPHCKLEKLQLEWCGIPEEGCAALIKALKSNPSYLRELNLSLNKPGDSGVKELSDLLEEPQCKLEKLQLWGCNLTEKSCAALASAFLSSSSGLRELDLSNNELQDSGVNLLSVGLENPHCKLEKLGLYNCSITSEGCAALAKALKSNPSHLQELNLGLSNARESEKKLLSQLLENPHCKLQKLHF